One Prinia subflava isolate CZ2003 ecotype Zambia chromosome 9, Cam_Psub_1.2, whole genome shotgun sequence DNA segment encodes these proteins:
- the LOC134554976 gene encoding C-type lectin domain family 2 member D2-like isoform X1 encodes MPGVTHRSRAAGQAPPLAAFPRTDWTKRQTPPLPHIGLKTGAPGAQPHSGPELRRGSHGCLCPSSELLAGERTDGRDRVCHQRGCEAVPEADLRKAFPALLMSPEQGAVCSQHRDAGCELEENQSCSHHGVVQELLHLQEGPAAAVPHLPLAQQATCHEQGDATCKRAGNEDVESGFCSRDGSVREPLRTQGSNVHRSILRSFPGKRFRCRAVPVLVLVVLVLLVLALAVALAVQSAPQLPVTPATPQCCPSGWVGYNGVCYYFSRDSSTWEQGQERCSELGASLAIVKDADLGLLFRLRGNVDYWLGLRRRGQRLHWGDGSNFSSWVPVLGNSECVYLADNKFRCEDCSNERPYLCSKAQAPL; translated from the exons ATGCCTGGTGTGACACACCGGTCCCGGGCCGCGGGCCAAGCCCCGCCCCTCGCTGCTTTCCCGCGCACTGATTGGACAAAACGCCAAACTCCACCCCTCCCCCACATCGGCCTTAAAACCGGAGCACCGGGAGCCCAGCCCCACTCGGGTCCGGAGCTGCGACGCGGCAGTCACGGCTGCTTGTGCCCCAGCTCGGAGCTTCTGGCGGGCGAACGGACAGACGGACGGGACCGCG TGTGCCACCAGCGCGGGTGTGAAGCTGTTCCCGAGGCCGATCTCCGAAAGGCTTTTCCAGCACTCCTGATGTCTCCGGAGCAAGGGGCTGTTTGTTCCCAGCACAGAGATGCCGGctgtgagctggaggagaaTCAATCCTGCTCCCATCACGGAGTTGTACAGGAGCTTCTGCATCTCCAGGAGGGACCAGCAGCTGCGGTTCCACACTTGCCTTTGGCTCAACAAGCTACTTGTCATGAGCAGGGGGATGCCACTTGTAAACGTGCAGGAAATGAAGATGTGGAGAGTGGATTCTGCAGCCGTGATGGGAGTGTGAGGGAGCCCCTGCGTACCCAGGGCAGTAATGTACACAGAAGCATCCTCAGAAGCTTCCCAG gcaaGCGGTTCAggtgccgtgccgtgcccgtGTTGGTGCTGGTTGTGCTCGTGTTGCTGGTGCTGGCTTTGGCGGtggccttggctgtgcagtcag ccccacagcttcCAGTCACACCTGCGACTCCACAGTGCTGTCCCTCTGGCTGGGTTGGCTACAATGGGGTCTGCTACTACTTCTCCAGGGATTCCAGCACCTGGGAGCAGGGTCAGGAACGGTGCTCCGAGCTGGGGGCCTCCCTGGCCATTGTCAAGGATGCGGACCtg ggtttgctctTCCGCCTCCGCGGGAACGTCGATTACTGGCTCGGGCTGCGCAGACGGGGCCAGCGCCTGCACTGGGGGGACGGCAGcaacttcagctcctg GGTTCCTGTCCTTGGCAATTCCGAGTGTGTGTACCTGGCTGACAATAAATTCCGGTGTGAGGACTGCTCCAATGAGCGGCCGTATCTGTGCAGCAAGGCCCAAGCTCCCCTGTGA
- the LOC134554976 gene encoding C-type lectin domain family 2 member D-like isoform X2, whose translation MSPEQGAVCSQHRDAGCELEENQSCSHHGVVQELLHLQEGPAAAVPHLPLAQQATCHEQGDATCKRAGNEDVESGFCSRDGSVREPLRTQGSNVHRSILRSFPGKRFRCRAVPVLVLVVLVLLVLALAVALAVQSAPQLPVTPATPQCCPSGWVGYNGVCYYFSRDSSTWEQGQERCSELGASLAIVKDADLGLLFRLRGNVDYWLGLRRRGQRLHWGDGSNFSSWVPVLGNSECVYLADNKFRCEDCSNERPYLCSKAQAPL comes from the exons ATGTCTCCGGAGCAAGGGGCTGTTTGTTCCCAGCACAGAGATGCCGGctgtgagctggaggagaaTCAATCCTGCTCCCATCACGGAGTTGTACAGGAGCTTCTGCATCTCCAGGAGGGACCAGCAGCTGCGGTTCCACACTTGCCTTTGGCTCAACAAGCTACTTGTCATGAGCAGGGGGATGCCACTTGTAAACGTGCAGGAAATGAAGATGTGGAGAGTGGATTCTGCAGCCGTGATGGGAGTGTGAGGGAGCCCCTGCGTACCCAGGGCAGTAATGTACACAGAAGCATCCTCAGAAGCTTCCCAG gcaaGCGGTTCAggtgccgtgccgtgcccgtGTTGGTGCTGGTTGTGCTCGTGTTGCTGGTGCTGGCTTTGGCGGtggccttggctgtgcagtcag ccccacagcttcCAGTCACACCTGCGACTCCACAGTGCTGTCCCTCTGGCTGGGTTGGCTACAATGGGGTCTGCTACTACTTCTCCAGGGATTCCAGCACCTGGGAGCAGGGTCAGGAACGGTGCTCCGAGCTGGGGGCCTCCCTGGCCATTGTCAAGGATGCGGACCtg ggtttgctctTCCGCCTCCGCGGGAACGTCGATTACTGGCTCGGGCTGCGCAGACGGGGCCAGCGCCTGCACTGGGGGGACGGCAGcaacttcagctcctg GGTTCCTGTCCTTGGCAATTCCGAGTGTGTGTACCTGGCTGACAATAAATTCCGGTGTGAGGACTGCTCCAATGAGCGGCCGTATCTGTGCAGCAAGGCCCAAGCTCCCCTGTGA
- the LOC134554982 gene encoding early activation antigen CD69-like, with amino-acid sequence MSLAVCHQCGSEAVPEADLRKASPAFLMSPEQGAVCSQQRDAGCELEENQSCSHHGVVQDRLHVQEGPAAGVPHLPGVQEATCHEQGDATCECAVNEAVKNGLCSSDGSVREPLGPQGTAATGNAHRRILRRFPGKRFRCRAVPVLVLVVLVLLVLALAVALAVQSAPQLPVTPATPQCCPLGWIGYNGLCYYFSRDHSTWEQGQERCSELGASLAIVKDADLGLLFRLRGNVDYWLGLRRRGQRLHWGDGSNFSSWVPVLGDSKCVYLAENVFVSQRCSNEQPYLCSKAQAPL; translated from the exons ATGTCCCTTGCAGTGTGCCACCAGTGTGGGAGTGAAGCTGTTCCCGAGGCCGATCTCCGAAAGGCTTCTCCAGCATTCCTGATGTCTCCGGAGCAAGGGGCTGTTTGTTCCCAGCAGAGAGATGCCGGctgtgagctggaggagaaTCAATCCTGCTCCCATCATGGAGTTGTGCAGGACCGCCTGCATGTCCAGGAGGGACCAGCAGCTGGGGTTCCACACTTGCCTGGGGTGCAAGAAGCCACTTGTCATGAGCAGGGGGATGCCACTTGTGAGTGTGCAGTGAATGAAGCTGTGAAGAATGGATTGTGCAGCAGTGATGGGAGTGTGAGGGAGCCCCTGggtccccagggcacagcagcaacCGGCAATGCACACAGAAGGATCCTCAGAAGATTCCCGG gcaaGCGGTTCAggtgccgtgccgtgcccgtGTTGGTGCTGGTTGTGCTCGTGTTGCTGGTGCTGGCTTTGGCGGtggccttggctgtgcagtcag ccccacagcttcCAGTCACACCTGCGACTCCACAGTGCTGTCCCTTAGGCTGGATTGGCTACAATGGGCTCTGCTACTACTTCTCCAGGGATCACAGCACCTGGGAGCAGGGTCAGGAACGGTGCTCCGAGCTGGGGGCCTCCCTGGCCATTGTCAAGGATGCGGACCtg ggtttgctctTCCGCCTCCGCGGGAACGTCGATTACTGGCTCGGGCTGCGCAGACGGGGCCAGCGCCTGCACTGGGGGGACGGCAGcaacttcagctcctg GGTTCCTGTCCTTGGCGATTCCAAGTGTGTGTACCTGGCTGAGAATGTATTTGTGAGTCAGAGGTGCTCCAATGAGCAGCCGTATCTGTGCAGCAAGGCCCAAGCTCCCCTGTGA
- the LOC134554985 gene encoding C-type lectin domain family 2 member H-like, with the protein MSLSVCHQRGCEAVPEADLRKAFPALLMSPEQGAVCSQQRDAGCELEESELCSLHGVVKERLHLQEAPADGVAHLPGVQEATCHEQGDATCKRAGNEDVESGFCSRDGSVREPLHTQGTNVHRILRRFPGKRFRCRAVPVLVLVVLVLLVLALAVALAVQSAPQLPVTPATPLLVLGPHPGWVGCNGVWYYFSRDSSTWEQGQERCSELGASLAIVKDEDMGLLFRLRGNVDYWLGLRRRGQRLHWGDGSNFSSWVHVLGDSECVYLADNKLVSQSCSNERPYLCSKAQAPL; encoded by the exons ATGTCCCTTTCAGTGTGCCACCAGCGTGGGTGTGAAGCTGTTCCCGAGGCCGATCTCCGAAAGGCTTTTCCAGCACTCCTGATGTCTCCGGAGCAAGGGGCTGTTTGTTCCCAGCAGAGAGATGCCGGctgtgagctggaggagagTGAATTGTGCTCCCTTCATGGAGTTGTGAAGGAGCGCCTGCATCTCCAGGAGGCACCAGCAGATGGGGTTGCACACTTGCCTGGGGTGCAAGAAGCCACTTGTCATGAGCAGGGGGATGCCACTTGTAAACGTGCAGGAAATGAAGATGTGGAGAGTGGATTCTGCAGCCGTGATGGGAGTGTGAGGGAGCCCCTGCATACCCAGGGCACTAATGTACACAGGATCCTCAGAAGATTCCCAG gcaaGCGGTTCAggtgccgtgccgtgcccgtGTTGGTGCTGGTTGTGCTCGTGTTGCTGGTGCTGGCTTTGGCGGtggccttggctgtgcagtcag CGCCACAGCTTCCAGTCACACCTGCGACTCCGCTCTTGGTTCTGGGCCCTCACCCTGGCTGGGTTGGATGCAATGGAGTCTGGTACTACTTCTCCAGGGATTCCAGCACGTGGGAGCAGGGTCAGGAACGGTGCTCCGAGCTCGGGGCCTCCCTGGCCATTGTCAAGGATGAGGACAtg ggtttgctctTCCGCCTCCGCGGGAACGTCGATTACTGGCTCGGGCTGCGCAGACGGGGCCAGCGCCTGCACTGGGGGGACGGCAGcaacttcagctcctg GGTTCATGTCCTTGGCGATTCCGAGTGTGTGTACCTGGCTGACAATAAATTGGTGAGTCAGAGCTGCTCCAATGAGCGTCCGTACCTGTGCAGCAAGGCCCAAGCTCCCCTGTGA
- the LOC134554986 gene encoding C-type lectin domain family 2 member H-like, with protein MSLSVCHQRGCEAVPEADLPKAFSALLMSPEQGAVCSQQRDAGCELEESELCSLHGVVKERLHLQEAPADGVAHLPGVQEATCHEQGDATCKRAGNEDVESGFCSRDGSVREPLHTQGTNVHRILRRFPGKRFRCRAVPVLVLVVLVLLVLALAVALAVQSAPQLPVTPATPLLVLGPHPGWVGCNGVWYYFSRDSSTWEQGQERCSKLGASLAIVKDEDLGLLFRLRGNVDYWLGLRRRGQRLHWGDGSNFSSRVHVLGDSECVYLADNKLVSQSCSNERPYLCSKAQAPL; from the exons ATGTCCCTTTCAGTGTGCCACCAGCGCGGGTGTGAAGCTGTTCCCGAGGCCGATCTCCCAAAGGCTTTTTCAGCACTCCTGATGTCTCCGGAGCAAGGGGCTGTTTGTTCCCAGCAGAGAGATGCCGGctgtgagctggaggagagTGAATTGTGCTCCCTTCATGGAGTTGTGAAGGAGCGCCTGCATCTCCAGGAGGCACCAGCAGATGGGGTTGCACACTTGCCTGGGGTGCAAGAAGCCACTTGTCATGAGCAGGGGGATGCCACTTGTAAACGTGCAGGAAATGAAGATGTGGAGAGTGGATTCTGCAGCCGTGATGGGAGTGTGAGGGAGCCCCTGCATACCCAGGGCACTAATGTACACAGGATCCTCAGAAGATTCCCAG gcaaGCGGTTCAggtgccgtgccgtgcccgtGTTGGTGCTGGTTGTGCTCGTGTTGCTGGTGCTGGCTTTGGCGGtggccttggctgtgcagtcag CGCCACAGCTTCCAGTCACACCTGCGACTCCGCTCTTGGTTCTGGGCCCTCACCCTGGCTGGGTTGGATGCAATGGAGTCTGGTACTACTTCTCCAGGGATTCCAGCACGTGGGAGCAGGGTCAGGAACGGTGCTCCAAGCTCGGGGCCTCCCTGGCCATTGTCAAGGATGAGGACCtg ggtttgctctTCCGCCTCCGCGGGAACGTCGATTACTGGCTCGGGCTGCGCAGACGGGGCCAGCGCCTGCACTGGGGGGACGGCAGCAACTTCAGCTCCCG GGTTCATGTCCTTGGCGATTCCGAGTGTGTGTACCTGGCTGACAATAAATTGGTGAGTCAGAGCTGCTCCAATGAGCGTCCGTACCTGTGCAGCAAGGCCCAAGCTCCCCTGTGA